The Primulina huaijiensis isolate GDHJ02 chromosome 17, ASM1229523v2, whole genome shotgun sequence genome window below encodes:
- the LOC140963337 gene encoding adenylyl-sulfate kinase 3-like isoform X2, with the protein MSSVGNSTNIFWHECPIGKVDREKMLNQQGCVVWITGLSGSGKSTLACSLGRQLHSRGKLSYVLDGDNLRHGLNKNLGFSPEHRMENIRRVGEVAKLFADGGLICIASLISPYRKDRDACRALLPKENFIEVFLNMPLELCEGRDPKGLYKLARAGKIKGFTGVDDPYEPPLNCEIELQQKDGICPTPNEMAGEVVSYLEDKGYLIADSPVITNQLT; encoded by the exons atgtcaTCTGTGGGCAATTCAACTAACATCTTTTGGCACGAATGTCCCATCGGGAAGGTAGATAGGGAAAAGATGCTTAATCAACAGGGATGTGTTGTATGGATAACTGGTCTCAGTGGATCAG GAAAAAGCACACTTGCATGTTCACTCGGCAGACAGTTGCATTCCCGTGGTAAACTTTCCTATGTTCTAGATGGGGACAACCTTAGGCATGGTCTAAACAAGAACTTGGGTTTCTCACCAGAACATCGAATGGAAAATATACGCAGGGTTG GTGAAGTAGCAAAGCTTTTTGCTGATGGTGGGTTAATTTGCATTGCTAGTCTTATATCTCCTTATCGTAAAGACAGAGATGCTTGCCGTGCCCTGTTaccaaaagaaaattttattgag GTCTTTTTGAACATGCCTCTTGAGTTATGTGAAGGCCGAGATCCAAAAGGTCTTTACAAGCTTGCGCGGGCTGGGAAGATCAAAG GTTTTACCGGAGTAGATGATCCGTATGAACCTCCTTTGAACTGTGAG ATTGAATTACAACAGAAGGATGGAATCTGCCCCACACCTAACGAGATGGCTGGTGAAGTGGTATCTTACCTGGAAGATAAAGGATATCTCATTGCTGACTCCCCTGTGATCACCAACCAACTCACttaa
- the LOC140963335 gene encoding uncharacterized protein isoform X1 has product MALYTLECNNRSIRQAYGYFVLGRTSQSRIRPQFTASAAASGQRNHYAVLGVSPNASTSDIKKAYRLLALKYHPDVNKEVGANEAFKSIRLAYDILVKETTRNEYDRALKHQETGRRPLDDEWGSNLAYEGGIKFYKWAYDRRKMRNEKFWEQQYNKEQQYYNNPNKFSEKENLNEERDSFVEVLRSAFLSLFLMQTVGVRLSLTFSSLVALIDHKLDAGYKFGYLFAWILGGRGGILLTMFLSFASWVCGKTSSSVVALVVVAMWFGATLARYIPLPQGALLTLLYMSIKLQVDLN; this is encoded by the exons ATGGCGCTTTATACACTGGAGTGTAACAATCGATCAATTAGGCAGGCCTACGGTTACTTCGTGTTGGGCCGCACCTCTCAGAGCCGGATCCGACCTCAATTCACGGCATCCGCCGCCGCCAGCGGCCAGAGGAATCACTATGCCGTGCTGGGGGTCTCTCCTAACGCTTCGACCTCCGATATCAAGAAAGCCTACCGTCTCCTCGCTCTCAAG TATCACCCTGATGTTAACAAGGAAGTAGGAGCAAACGAGGCTTTCAAGAGTATCCGCCTTGCATATGAT ATTCTGGTTAAGGAAACAACAAGAAATGAGTATGATCGAGCCTTGAAACATCAAGAAACTGGCAGAAGGCCTTTGGATGATGAATGGGGCTCTAATCTGGCTTATGAAGGTGGAATAAAGTTTTATAAATGGGCTTACGATAGGCGAAAAATGCGAAATGAAAAGTTTTGGGAGCAGCAGTATAATAAAGAACAGCAATATTATAACAACCCTAACAAGTTTTCTGAGAAAGAAAACCTAAATGAGGAAAGAGACTCTTTCGTCGAGGTGCTAAGATCAGCTTTCCTCTCTCTGTTTCTGATGCAGACTGTGGGAGTCCGATTATCTCTCACGTTTAGCAGCCTTGTGGCTTTGATTGACCACAAATTGGATGCAGGATATAAGTTTGGTTATTTATTCGCTTGGATATTAGGAGGGAGAGGTGGTATTTTGCTTACCATGTTCCTGTCATTCGCAAGTTGGGTTTGTGGCAAAACAAGTAGCAGCGTTGTTGCTCTGGTGGTAGTTGCCATGTGGTTTGGTGCAACTCTTGCAAGGTATATTCCACTTCCCCAAGGTGCTCTCCTTACTCTTTTGTATATGTCAATAAAGCTACAAGTTGATCTAAATTAA
- the LOC140962284 gene encoding ethylene-responsive transcription factor ERN1-like, whose protein sequence is MEIQFEQKESKNGNKMMKNGKNKSRNKFLGVRQRASGRWVAEIKDTTQKIRMWLGTFETAEEAARAYDEAACLLRGSNTRTNFVTSHLQSSQNSPLASRIRNLLNTKRKSNTINSKNQESCLTSTTAAVADDCQDTSAATSTDTTTTTAATTIFECADHDHSNYTMFEDVYKPDFSHFDLPWTEIICGGEGDATIFDDNICLSEFERMKVERQISASLYAINGVQEYMDMESTTDHQPTFMWDLPPICPLPC, encoded by the coding sequence ATGGAGATTCAGTTCGAGCAGAAAGAAAGCAAGAACGGCAACAAAATGATGAAAAATGGAAAGAACAAGAGCAGAAACAAATTCTTAGGAGTGAGGCAAAGGGCCTCGGGGAGATGGGTTGCCGAGATCAAAGACACGACGCAGAAGATTCGTATGTGGCTGGGCACTTTCGAGACGGCGGAAGAAGCTGCCCGCGCCTATGACGAGGCCGCCTGTCTCTTGCGCGGCTCCAACACCCGCACGAATTTCGTCACATCTCATCTTCAATCCTCACAAAACTCCCCGCTTGCATCCAGGATCAGGAATCTTTTGAACACCAAGAGAAAATCTAACACCATCAATTCGAAAAACCAAGAATCGTGCCTTACCAGTACTACTGCTGCTGTTGCTGACGATTGTCAAGACACGAGCGCCGCTACTAGTACAGATACTACtaccaccactgctgctaccaccattTTCGAGTGTGCTGATCATGATCATAGTAACTATACCATGTTCGAAGATGTGTATAAGCCGGATTTCAGCCATTTTGATCTGCCCTGGACAGAGATTATATGTGGGGGCGAGGGCGATGCGACCATATTCGATGATAACATTTGCTTATCTGAATTCGAGCGGATGAAAGTCGAAAGACAGATATCAGCATCGCTTTACGCCATTAATGGTGTGCAAGAGTATATGGACATGGAGTCTACCACTGATCATCAACCCACCTTTATGTGGGATCTTCCTCCTATATGTCCCCTTCCATGTTAA
- the LOC140962951 gene encoding eukaryotic translation initiation factor NCBP-like, which yields MELAAADQKQADYGMPLPPPAADVDSQIAAPELHPLKHKFVFWYTRRTPGVRSQTSYEDNIKKIVDFSTVEDFWICYCHLARPSTMPSPTDLHLFKDGIRPLWEDSANCNGGKWIIRFKKPVSGRFWEDLVLALIGDQLDYGDNICGAVLSIRFNEDILSVWNRNASDNQAVMGLRDSIKRHLKIPHTYVMEYKPHDASLRDHSSYRNTWLRG from the exons ATGGAATTGGCAGCAGCAGATCAGAAACAAGCCGATTACGGCATGCCTCTACCGCCTCCGGCTGCCGACGTGGATTCGCAAATCGCAGCCCCGGAACTCCACCCTCTCAAA CACAAATTTGTGTTTTGGTACACTCGTCGGACTCCAGGGGTCAGAAGTCAAACTTCATATGAGGACAATATTAAGAAGATTGTGGACTTTAGTACA GTCGAAGATTTCTGGATCTGCTATTGTCACCTAGCTCGCCCCTCAACAATGCCTAGTCCAACTGACTTGCATCTGTTCAAGGACGGCATTCGTCCTCTATGGGAG GATTCTGCTAACTGCAATGGTGGGAAGTGGATTATTAGATTTAAAAAGCCTGTGTCTGGCCGTTTCTGGGAGGACCTG GTTCTAGCTTTGATAGGAGATCAACTTGATTACGGTGATAACATATGTGGAGCAGTCCTAAGTATTCGTTTCAATGAGGATATATTGAGTGTGTGGAACCGCAATGCATCTGATAATCAG GCCGTGATGGGGCTGAGGGATTCTATCAAGAGGCATTTGAAAATTCCTCACACCTATGTAATGGAATACAAGCCCCATGATGCTTCCTTACGAGACCACTCGTCGTACCGCAACACTTGGTTGAGAGGATAG
- the LOC140963335 gene encoding uncharacterized protein isoform X2, which produces MALYTLECNNRSIRQAYGYFVLGRTSQSRIRPQFTASAAASGQRNHYAVLGVSPNASTSDIKKAYRLLALKYHPDVNKEVGANEAFKSIRLAYDSLALLNVVLSNLPHYCGLDSG; this is translated from the exons ATGGCGCTTTATACACTGGAGTGTAACAATCGATCAATTAGGCAGGCCTACGGTTACTTCGTGTTGGGCCGCACCTCTCAGAGCCGGATCCGACCTCAATTCACGGCATCCGCCGCCGCCAGCGGCCAGAGGAATCACTATGCCGTGCTGGGGGTCTCTCCTAACGCTTCGACCTCCGATATCAAGAAAGCCTACCGTCTCCTCGCTCTCAAG TATCACCCTGATGTTAACAAGGAAGTAGGAGCAAACGAGGCTTTCAAGAGTATCCGCCTTGCATATGAT TCTCTTGCATTATTGAATGTTGTACTGTCGAATCTCCCACATTACTGTGGACTTG ATTCTGGTTAA
- the LOC140962798 gene encoding pentatricopeptide repeat-containing protein At1g77405, whose protein sequence is MFRSPPLRRCFVTQTSSIAKQVLQAIIQNKPFNAALPHHHLIWTSESVIQVLRFIPLHLFQSFRSIGRQKPSRHRSPLKQRNLKQESVKYKKGSLILGPAAHRNPKKLNHGLEKALEFYYWVETHFRFQHNEQTCKEMALVLVKGNRLNLLWDFLKNMSRRSEKCNLVTTATMTCLIKALGEEGFVNEALSAFYRMKQFHCKPDVYAYNTIIYALCQVGFFKRARFLLEQMELPGFRYPPDAFTYTVLISSYCRYAMETACRKATRRRMWEANHLFRLMLFKGFVPDVVTYNSLINGCCKTSRIGRALELFDEMSRRGCVPNRITYNSFIRYYSVVNEVEKAIEMLRIMQKRNHGVPTSSSYTPIIHALCEAGRVVEARDFLVELVEGGSIPREYTYKLVCDALESNGKMDLLEKGFRVLVESGIENRVKEAIKVKPSLSQERASYKTFTSSI, encoded by the coding sequence ATGTTTAGATCGCCGCCGCTCCGCCGCTGTTTTGTCACCCAAACTAGTTCCATCGCTAAACAAGTTCTGCAAGCAATAATCCAAAACAAGCCCTTCAACGCCGCTCTTCCTCACCACCACCTCATTTGGACCTCAGAAAGCGTTATTCAAGTCCTAAGGTTTATCCCATTACACCTGTTTCAATCCTTCAGATCCATCGGCCGGCAAAAGCCCTCCCGACACCGCTCCCCACTCAAACAAAGGAACCTCAAACAAGAATCCGTTAAATACAAGAAGGGTTCTCTCATTCTTGGCCCGGCAGCACATAGAAACCCCAAGAAATTGAATCATGGACTGGAAAAGGCACTAGAGTTTTACTATTGGGTTGAAACCCATTTCAGGTTTCAGCACAATGAGCAAACCTGTAAGGAGATGGCTCTTGTTCTAGTTAAAGGGAATAGATTGAATTTACTGTGGGATTTCTTGAAAAACATGTCGCGGAGGTCAGAAAAATGCAATCTTGTTACAACTGCAACCATGACTTGCTTAATCAAAGCTTTAGGGGAAGAAGGTTTCGTGAATGAGGCTTTGTCAGCATTCTATAGGATGAAACAATTTCACTGCAAGCCTGACGTTTATGCTTATAATACCATAATTTACGCCCTTTGTCAAGTTGGTTTTTTCAAAAGAGCGAGATTCTTGCTGGAACAAATGGAGTTGCCTGGGTTTCGATATCCCCCTGATGCCTTTACATACACGGTTTTGATTAGTTCTTATTGTAGGTATGCCATGGAAACCGCATGTCGAAAAGCTACACGTAGACGTATGTGGGAAGCGAATCATTTGTTCCGGTTAATGTTGTTTAAAGGGTTTGTTCCAGATGTCGTGACTTACAATTCTCTGATCAATGGTTGTTGTAAGACTAGTAGGATTGGGAGGGCACTGGAACTGTTTGATGAAATGTCTAGAAGAGGATGTGTACCTAACAGAATTACTTATAATTCCTTCATTAGATACTACAGTGTAGTGAATGAGGTTGAAAAGGCTATTGAGATGTTGAGAATTATGCAAAAAAGGAATCACGGGGTGCCAACTTCAAGTTCATATACACCTATAATTCATGCCTTATGTGAAGCAGGGAGGGTGGTTGAGGCAAGGGATTTCTTGGTGGAGCTTGTCGAGGGAGGGTCAATTCCTAGGGAGTATACTTATAAGTTAGTGTGTGATGCCCTAGAGTCAAACGGAAAGATGGATTTGCTAGAAAAGGGCTTTCGTGTGCTTGTTGAAAGTGGTATTGAGAATCGGGTAAAAGAGGCGATCAAGGTGAAACCATCTTTGAGCCAAGAAAGAGCCTCATATAAGACCTTCACATCGAGCATATAA
- the LOC140962952 gene encoding superoxide dismutase [Cu-Zn] 2-like, with amino-acid sequence MGTVKAVAIISGANNDVRGAVHFIQRTTACGEGTQVKGRISGLNPGLHAFHIHALGDTTNGCISTGPHFNPLKKDHGSPTDEERHAGDLGNIVVGSDGVAEISIIDKQIPLSGVHSILGRAVVVHADPDDLGRGGHELSKTTGNAGARVGCGIIGLQSSV; translated from the exons ATGGGCACAGTTAAAGCGGTGGCAATCATCTCCGGCGCCAACAACGACGTCAGAGGCGCCGTCCACTTCATCCAGCGCACCACCGCAT GCGGCGAAGGTACCCAAGTGAAAGGAAGAATCAGTGGGCTGAATCCGGGTCTTCATGCTTTCCACATTCATGCTCTTGGTGACACTACAAATGGCTGCATTTCCACTg GGCCTCATTTCAACCCGTTAAAGAAGGATCATGGATCTCCAACAGACGAAGAGCGTCATGCCGGTGATCTGGGGAACATAGTTGTTGGCTCAGATG GGGTTGCTGAGATTTCAATTATAGACAAGCAG ATACCTCTAAGCGGCGTGCATTCCATTTTGGGGAGGGCAGTCGTTGTGCATGCTGATCCTGATGACCTTGGAAGAG GCGGACACGAGCTCAGCAAGACAACTGGAAACGCTGGTGCAAGAGTAGGATGCG GTATCATCGGGCTTCAGTCATCTGTCTAA
- the LOC140963337 gene encoding adenylyl-sulfate kinase 3-like isoform X1, whose translation MSSVGNSTNIFWHECPIGKVDREKMLNQQGCVVWITGLSGSGKSTLACSLGRQLHSRGKLSYVLDGDNLRHGLNKNLGFSPEHRMENIRRVGEVAKLFADGGLICIASLISPYRKDRDACRALLPKENFIEVFLNMPLELCEGRDPKGLYKLARAGKIKVSGFTGVDDPYEPPLNCEIELQQKDGICPTPNEMAGEVVSYLEDKGYLIADSPVITNQLT comes from the exons atgtcaTCTGTGGGCAATTCAACTAACATCTTTTGGCACGAATGTCCCATCGGGAAGGTAGATAGGGAAAAGATGCTTAATCAACAGGGATGTGTTGTATGGATAACTGGTCTCAGTGGATCAG GAAAAAGCACACTTGCATGTTCACTCGGCAGACAGTTGCATTCCCGTGGTAAACTTTCCTATGTTCTAGATGGGGACAACCTTAGGCATGGTCTAAACAAGAACTTGGGTTTCTCACCAGAACATCGAATGGAAAATATACGCAGGGTTG GTGAAGTAGCAAAGCTTTTTGCTGATGGTGGGTTAATTTGCATTGCTAGTCTTATATCTCCTTATCGTAAAGACAGAGATGCTTGCCGTGCCCTGTTaccaaaagaaaattttattgag GTCTTTTTGAACATGCCTCTTGAGTTATGTGAAGGCCGAGATCCAAAAGGTCTTTACAAGCTTGCGCGGGCTGGGAAGATCAAAG TTTCAGGTTTTACCGGAGTAGATGATCCGTATGAACCTCCTTTGAACTGTGAG ATTGAATTACAACAGAAGGATGGAATCTGCCCCACACCTAACGAGATGGCTGGTGAAGTGGTATCTTACCTGGAAGATAAAGGATATCTCATTGCTGACTCCCCTGTGATCACCAACCAACTCACttaa
- the LOC140963591 gene encoding uncharacterized protein, with translation MDIEEWELLPDEGILGIHDDGRKKINPKGNTVFHMNYFICPSNVVDSVPQHHPKNQLPPLSVHLLEPRIPKKPPDQESAVPQVEIIKKITPPPTSTSDPVSQVFFKKMKETEFVDIKVDSPWSGSASSRGFIPQIEGAAVFQFEEKEGQNAVPCDISEMEIKEDDTKDSKKGDGGGSNIWKWSLTGIGAICSLGVTVCCIIVFRSSCRMSNKNLQQNQKLQSQIRANDKRSKQGVNHASRLSEAVCAMRGVPIAKARITCGGHYDHAAI, from the exons ATGGATATTGAAGAGTGGGAGCTCCTCCCCGATGAGGGAATTCTTGGAATACATGATGATGGAAGGAAGAAGATTAATCCCAAGGGAAACACTGTTTTCCACATGAACTACTTCATATGTCCTTCGAATGTTGTTGATTCTGTTCCCCAGCATCATCCCAAGAATCAGCTCCCACCTCTCTCTGTTCATCTTCTGGAACCAAGAATCCCGAAGAAGCCACCAGATCAAGAATCTGCTGTACCACAGGTGGAGATCATCAAGAAGATCACGCCTCCACCAACATCAACATCAGACCCTGTTTCAcaagttttcttcaagaaaatgaaGGAGACTGAATTTGTCGACATTAAAGTGGACTCACCATGGTCCGGTAGTGCTAGCAGCAGGGGATTCATTCCCCAGATCGAAGGCGCTGCGGTTTTTCAATTCGAAGAAAAGGAGGGCCAGAACGCCGTTCCTTGTGATATTTCAGAAATGGAGATCAAGGAAGACGATACCAAAGATTCAAAGAAAGGCGATGGAGGTGGATCGAATATATGGAAATGGAGCTTAACTGGGATCGGTGCTATTTGCTCCCTCGGAGTCACTGTTTGCTGCATCATCGTTTTCCGCAGCAGCTGCAGGATGAGTAACAAAAATCTTCAGCAGAATCAAAAGCTTCAATCACAAATTCGTGCCAATGACAAG AGGAGCAAACAAGGGGTAAACCATGCAAGTAGGCTCAGTGAAGCAGTTTGTGCGATGAGAGGAGTTCCAATAGCTAAAGCACGCATCACTTGCGGGGGTCACTACGATCATGCGGCTATCTGA
- the LOC140962797 gene encoding IQ domain-containing protein IQM6-like, with product MGMTFACSLDDLDSRLVRSVSFGGNNTRIAPSVGFNVGESKMKSFGSANMILEGSLSFKRRELEPKISIQTPEERASISLTSSYKLPILKKPLPYSDNDRHLAAVRLQKTYKSFRTRRQLADCAVLVEQRWWKLLDFAELKRSSVSFFDIEKPETAISRWSRARTKAAKVGKGLSIADNARKLALQHWLEAIDPRHRYGHNLQFYYINWLHCDSKQPFFYWLDIGDGREVNLERCHRSKLQQQCIKYLGPMERRAYEVIISNGKLMYKECAKILDTREGPEDVKWIFVLSVSKILYVGQKKKGTFQHSSFLAGGATLSAGRLVVENGVLKAVWPHSGHYLPTEENFEEFMSFLMQNNVDLSVVQKAPSDELEVCVGLRSSISVPDFRYAGGHEIKNVEGSRKKHSKDDENMQPPISRWSRKLQSKIALLQIPKREEAVELFRTPKPGSPYTLESPLDDGYETADEYLSDSEFSFSKHNLFDQDTEEEEYEKYVPQEKIIKRINSHKGMKSYQLANQLSCRWTTGAGPRIGCVRDYPSELQFRVLEEVSLSPRSALSSPRRSARPTVTVGWNLTPTNTTACRKKSPLAIESS from the exons ATGGGAATGACATTTGCATGTTCATTGGATGATCTGGATAGCCGATTAGTGAGATCAGTCAGTTTTGGAGGTAACAACACGAGGATTGCTCCATCTGTTGGTTTTAACGTTGGAGAATCTAAAATGAAATCTTTCGGTTCGGCCAATATGATCCTTGAAGGATCCCTTAGCTTTAAGAGGAGGGAATTAGAGCCCAAAATCTCCATCCAGACTCCGGAAGAGCGTGCATCAATCAGCTTGACAAGTAGCTACAAATTGCCCATACTCAAAAAACCACTGCCATATTCCGACAATGACAGACATCTGGCTGCTGTGAGGTTGCAAAAAACATACAAGAGTTTTCGAACACGAAGGCAACTCGCAGATTGTGCTGTTCTGGTGGAGCAAAGATG GTGGAAGCTTTTAGATTTTGCTGAGCTCAAACGTAGTTCTGTATCATTTTTCGACATCGAGAAACCTGAAACGGCTATTTCACGTTGGTCAAGAGCAAGAACAAAAGCAGCCAAG GTGGGGAAAGGTTTGTCAATAGCTGATAATGCCCGGAAACTAGCTTTGCAGCATTGGCTTGAGGCG ATTGATCCTAGGCACCGCTATGGCCACAACCTACAATTCTACTATATCAACTGGCTCCATTGTGACAGTAAACAACCCTTCTTCTACTG GCTGGACATTGGAGACGGTAGAGAAGTAAATCTAGAGAGATGTCATAGATCAAAACTTCAACAACAGTGTATCAAATACCTTGGTCCG ATGGAGAGACGCGCATATGAAGTTATCATAAGTAACGGGAAGTTAATGTACAAAGAATGTGCCAAAATTCTGGACACAAGGGAGGGGCCAGAAGATGTAAAATGGATCTTTGTGCTCAGTGTGTCCAAAATCTTGTACGTAGGACAAAAGAAGAAGGGTACTTTTCAGCATTCCAGTTTCTTAGCAGGAGGTGCAACATTATCTGCTGGACGATTAGTTGTAGAAAATGGTGTTCTGAAG GCAGTTTGGCCACACAGTGGACATTACCTTCCAACAGAAGAAAACTTTGAGGAATTCATGTCCTTTCTCATGCAAAATAATGTTGATCTCAGTGTTGTTCAG AAAGCACCGAGTGACGAACTTGAAGTTTGTGTTGGCCTGCGTAGTAGCATATCAGTACCAGATTTCCGGTATGCTGGAGGCCACGAGATAAAAAACGTAGAGGGCTCAAGGAAAAAACATTCAAAGGATGACGAAAATATGCAACCCCCAATATCAAGATGGTCCAGGAAACTACAGTCAAAAATCGCTCTCCTTCAAATCCCAAAGAGGGAGGAAGCGGTAGAGTTGTTCAGGACACCAAAACCAGGGTCTCCTTATACTCTAGAGAGTCCACTGGATGATGGATACGAGACAGCAGATGAATACCTTTCAGATTCAGAGTTCTCGTTCTCCAAGCATAACTTATTCGATCAAGATACTGAAGAAGaggaatatgaaaaatatgtcCCTCAAGAAAAGATAATAAAGAGGATAAACTCACACAAAGGGATGAAATCTTATCAGCTGGCTAATCAATTATCATGTAGATGGACAACAGGAGCTGGACCGCGAATTGGATGTGTCAGGGATTATCCTTCAGAGCTCCAGTTCCGTGTGCTAGAAGAGGTAAGTTTGTCTCCCAGAAGTGCATTGTCATCACCTCGTAGAAGTGCAAGACCAACTGTTACTGTGGGATGGAATCTTACTCCTACCAACACCACTGCATGTAGAAAGAAAAGTCCACTGGCTATAGAATCATCATAA